In Thiovibrio frasassiensis, one DNA window encodes the following:
- a CDS encoding HD domain-containing protein encodes MIPSIAQCFALMEQYAMLPNIRAHSLMVGRVAARIGQGLARSGHTLSLELIVSSALLHDIAKTATLETELRHDELGREICLKHSLDELAEIVAEHVILKGGMPERCSEKEVVYYADKRVLHDQVVGLEARLDYILHRYGNGDEMLHTRIRQNFAQAHAIEERLFAELDFPPEELGTQLDRDLFRLEGFGA; translated from the coding sequence ATGATTCCCTCCATTGCCCAATGTTTCGCGCTGATGGAGCAGTATGCGATGCTGCCCAATATCCGGGCCCACTCCCTGATGGTCGGGCGGGTGGCGGCACGCATCGGCCAGGGGTTGGCCCGCTCCGGGCACACCCTGTCCCTGGAGCTCATCGTCAGCTCCGCTCTGCTGCATGATATTGCCAAGACCGCCACCCTGGAGACGGAGTTGCGCCATGATGAGTTGGGCAGGGAGATCTGCCTCAAGCATAGCTTGGATGAGCTGGCAGAAATCGTGGCCGAGCATGTCATCCTGAAGGGGGGGATGCCGGAGCGCTGTTCGGAAAAAGAGGTCGTCTATTACGCGGACAAGCGGGTACTCCACGATCAGGTGGTGGGGCTTGAGGCCCGGCTTGACTATATCCTCCACCGTTACGGCAACGGGGACGAGATGCTCCATACCAGAATCCGGCAAAACTTTGCCCAGGCCCATGCCATTGAAGAGCGGCTGTTCGCGGAGCTTGATTTTCCCCCGGAGGAGCTGGGGACGCAATTAGACCGGGATCTCTTTCGCTTGGAGGGGTTCGGTGC